In Terriglobus sp. TAA 43, a single window of DNA contains:
- a CDS encoding UvrD-helicase domain-containing protein yields MIVPFPTALPSQQIADLREREAALDITSSCIVEAPAGSGKTGLLIQRFLKLLGTVDDPAEVLALTFTTKATAEMVERVLKALRSASNATEPPTNEFALLTHQLAQAVLQRDRERGWRILDRPHLLNIRTIDSLCALIVQSLPITSGGMSSVSPVADPRPYYLQAAHAVMRRFGSGDPVLDAAIETVLLHRDGDLPFCERVLSEMLATRDQWGSLIPLGKALTEEHLENITLPRLNASLRRTIEQALNEACEGFDDDTLNEIARIAERHAFEPGYKDEPNPLLPCAGRQNRPGSTVGDLQHWQALARLMLKADGFRAAFSVNHIGTKLFKDDADRLKAILEDIACDELFRRVDAVRAFAPEATYPEDQWRVSKALFRLLEHALVELKLLFAREEVCDFTEIALSARAALQTQESGLLEVFGTRLRHLLVDEMQDTSSGQYDLLEQLTAGWDGRSQTVFLVGDPKQSIYLFRQARVDRFQKCMSDARLGDIPLQVLPLTTNFRSGGHIVSQFNETFSAIFPADHPADGDVVFHDATAANPAQPGEGMDWTIEAVPTSSDLAENRRNRRFAIRREARETLAVVKAARVAWLQEKQHRIEVGDKKDFPFKAAVLTRARNHVIEIAKQLERAGIPYRAVDLKPLAEQQEVLDLVAITRALLHPADRIAWLALLRAPWCGIELAHLHTLAAGDHPEHRKESLRLRLRERAESLPEQARERVIRTLDILDGALRHTGTESLADRVERTWRSLGADLYLAPTERENAADYLRVLDAMESEGESFTLPHLNRRLDRLFARSGNAPDAIDIMTIHRAKGLEWDTVIVPGLHRIPTRDTYSALEWLELPTRGEDGSGDVLMAPLPGKGGEPGALLNFIRTRKRARTYAEIKRLFYVAVTRARTSLHLFASPELSQKGEIINRAGTLLKAAWPAAQNYVVIPVVTEAEKTEEAEAETIALAAAAELIPFPAPKTAREVQLPNIQRLPSDVHAVERLRATTPADVNNTPIAQPFARPAGTFGARAVGNAIHAFVDRLSNELATRTTAGETVAEAAHSLLHTVQSWQPAIRAMLRAGSLPPSVVERASATVLRALTATLQSPEGRWILTPHTAASGESAWHTGDAGSETRIRLDRSFFAGREPNQPGDNIFWIIDFKTGDRTGPNETEATRNAYLAEERAAYEAQLRTYAEVRSLTLPPGTPIHLALFYPLMDRLIWWPYETTTETPALIAETEKAEPDTDGQYSLFG; encoded by the coding sequence ATGATCGTCCCATTCCCTACCGCCCTCCCCTCGCAACAGATTGCCGATCTCCGCGAACGCGAAGCCGCGTTAGACATCACCTCATCCTGCATAGTGGAAGCGCCCGCAGGCTCAGGCAAAACGGGGTTGCTGATTCAGCGCTTCCTCAAGCTACTCGGCACCGTAGACGACCCCGCAGAAGTCCTAGCGCTCACCTTCACGACCAAGGCCACCGCCGAGATGGTCGAGCGCGTTCTGAAGGCACTGCGTTCTGCTAGCAACGCAACCGAACCGCCGACAAACGAGTTCGCGTTACTCACGCATCAACTAGCCCAAGCCGTGCTGCAGCGCGACCGCGAACGCGGCTGGCGCATCCTCGATCGCCCGCATCTTCTCAATATCCGCACCATCGATTCGCTTTGCGCGTTGATCGTGCAGTCACTGCCAATCACCTCCGGCGGCATGTCTTCAGTCAGTCCCGTGGCCGATCCACGCCCGTACTATCTGCAGGCCGCGCACGCCGTCATGAGGCGTTTCGGCAGTGGCGACCCAGTGCTGGATGCTGCGATTGAAACCGTACTCCTTCACCGCGATGGCGACCTTCCCTTCTGCGAACGAGTCCTCTCCGAAATGCTTGCCACACGCGACCAGTGGGGCAGCCTCATTCCTCTGGGCAAAGCGCTTACGGAAGAGCATCTCGAGAACATCACGCTCCCACGCTTGAACGCCTCTCTGCGCCGTACCATCGAACAGGCACTGAACGAAGCCTGCGAAGGATTTGACGACGACACTCTCAACGAGATCGCACGCATCGCCGAACGGCACGCCTTCGAACCCGGCTACAAAGACGAACCCAACCCGCTTCTGCCCTGCGCAGGCCGGCAGAATCGTCCCGGCAGTACGGTGGGCGATCTTCAACACTGGCAGGCTCTCGCGCGCCTCATGCTCAAAGCAGATGGCTTTCGCGCTGCATTCAGCGTCAATCACATCGGCACAAAACTCTTCAAAGACGACGCGGATCGCCTAAAAGCCATCCTCGAAGACATCGCCTGCGATGAACTCTTCCGCCGCGTCGACGCAGTGCGAGCATTCGCTCCGGAAGCCACCTACCCTGAAGACCAATGGCGAGTCTCCAAGGCTCTCTTTCGCCTGCTCGAACACGCCCTCGTCGAACTCAAATTGCTCTTCGCCCGCGAAGAAGTCTGCGACTTCACAGAGATCGCCCTCTCCGCGCGCGCCGCTCTGCAAACCCAGGAAAGCGGCCTGCTCGAAGTCTTCGGCACACGCCTGCGCCATCTTCTCGTCGACGAAATGCAAGACACTTCCTCAGGCCAGTACGACCTCCTGGAGCAACTCACTGCAGGGTGGGACGGTCGCAGCCAAACCGTCTTCCTCGTCGGCGACCCCAAGCAGAGCATCTATCTCTTCCGTCAGGCTCGCGTCGACCGCTTCCAGAAGTGCATGTCCGACGCGCGATTGGGCGACATCCCTCTTCAAGTCCTGCCGCTGACAACCAACTTCCGGTCCGGTGGCCACATCGTCTCGCAGTTCAACGAAACCTTCAGCGCCATCTTTCCCGCCGACCATCCGGCCGACGGCGACGTCGTCTTTCACGACGCAACCGCAGCCAATCCAGCACAGCCCGGCGAAGGCATGGACTGGACCATCGAGGCCGTTCCCACCTCTTCCGACCTCGCAGAAAATCGCCGCAATCGCCGCTTCGCCATCCGCCGCGAAGCCCGCGAAACCCTTGCTGTTGTCAAAGCCGCGCGTGTGGCATGGCTACAGGAAAAGCAACACCGCATCGAAGTCGGCGACAAGAAAGACTTCCCGTTCAAAGCCGCCGTTCTAACGCGCGCCCGCAATCACGTGATCGAGATTGCCAAGCAGCTTGAACGAGCAGGCATCCCCTATCGCGCCGTCGATCTGAAGCCTCTCGCGGAACAACAGGAAGTACTCGATCTCGTCGCCATCACACGCGCCCTGCTCCATCCCGCCGATCGCATCGCATGGTTGGCGCTTTTGCGCGCTCCGTGGTGCGGCATCGAACTCGCACACCTGCACACGCTCGCAGCCGGTGACCATCCCGAACATCGCAAAGAATCGCTGCGACTTCGTCTGCGGGAACGCGCAGAAAGCCTCCCTGAACAAGCGAGAGAACGCGTCATCCGCACGCTCGACATTCTCGACGGAGCGCTCCGCCACACGGGTACCGAATCATTGGCAGACCGCGTGGAACGCACATGGCGGTCCCTCGGCGCCGACCTGTACCTGGCGCCCACCGAACGCGAAAACGCCGCAGACTATCTACGCGTTCTCGACGCGATGGAATCAGAGGGCGAATCATTCACCCTGCCTCACCTCAACCGACGCCTCGATCGCTTATTCGCCCGCTCCGGCAACGCACCCGACGCCATCGACATCATGACGATCCATCGCGCCAAGGGCCTCGAATGGGACACCGTTATCGTTCCGGGCCTGCATCGCATCCCCACGCGCGATACCTACTCTGCGCTGGAATGGCTCGAACTTCCGACGCGCGGCGAAGACGGCTCCGGCGACGTTCTCATGGCGCCCCTCCCCGGCAAAGGCGGCGAGCCGGGCGCATTACTGAACTTCATCCGCACACGCAAACGAGCGCGAACCTACGCTGAAATCAAGCGCCTCTTCTACGTAGCCGTCACACGCGCGCGCACCTCGCTTCATCTCTTTGCGTCACCGGAACTCTCGCAAAAAGGCGAGATCATTAACCGCGCCGGAACCCTCCTGAAAGCAGCATGGCCAGCCGCACAAAACTACGTAGTAATCCCGGTTGTCACCGAAGCCGAAAAAACTGAAGAAGCAGAAGCGGAAACAATCGCCCTCGCAGCCGCGGCAGAACTCATCCCGTTCCCCGCTCCCAAAACAGCTCGTGAAGTCCAGCTCCCAAACATCCAGCGCCTTCCGTCAGACGTTCACGCGGTAGAACGCCTCCGCGCAACCACCCCCGCCGATGTAAACAACACTCCGATTGCGCAACCATTCGCGCGGCCCGCCGGAACCTTCGGAGCACGCGCTGTCGGCAACGCCATCCACGCATTCGTCGACCGTCTCTCCAACGAACTCGCAACACGAACGACCGCTGGCGAAACGGTAGCCGAAGCCGCGCATTCGCTGCTCCACACCGTGCAATCGTGGCAACCCGCCATCCGAGCGATGCTGCGCGCAGGCTCGCTCCCACCCTCAGTAGTCGAACGCGCCTCCGCCACCGTCCTGCGAGCCTTAACAGCCACACTGCAAAGCCCAGAGGGACGCTGGATTCTCACCCCTCACACGGCAGCCTCCGGCGAGTCCGCATGGCACACCGGCGACGCAGGTTCAGAAACACGCATCCGCCTCGACCGCAGCTTCTTCGCCGGTCGCGAACCGAATCAACCCGGCGACAACATCTTCTGGATCATCGATTTCAAAACCGGCGACCGCACCGGTCCTAACGAAACCGAAGCCACCCGCAACGCCTATCTCGCAGAAGAACGCGCCGCCTACGAAGCGCAACTCCGCACCTATGCCGAAGTCCGCAGCCTGACCTTACCGCCAGGCACACCAATCCATCTGGCTCTCTTCTATCCGCTAATGGATCGCCTCATCTGGTGGCCCTACGAAACCACCACAGAGACACCGGCTCTCATCGCAGAAACAGAAAAAGCAGAACCAGATACCGACGGCCAATACTCTCTCTTCGGATAA